The following are encoded together in the Pleurocapsa sp. FMAR1 genome:
- a CDS encoding pentapeptide repeat-containing protein codes for MITLEEILNRYLAGERNFSQIKIRLGELANQDLSNINLSDASLSQVSLVGCNLSNANLSKANLPGSNLEGVNLSDADMSQTNFCVGESKDYAQIMTSIENSWTGIWKNLPTETATQAKEQMYAQMSQQLPEFLFPVSLKRANLERANLTQADLRRTYLNDANLQGTDLTNANLSEADLRNANLSNANLTGVKFGRVNLSQTNLTGAKIDRGSLKNALLNWTIMPDGSLHGNPALELINSKINPLQRKAWFPITVKQDGDLTTSKFAGKPWLNADESFPCCGCCNNWMRFFFQLNLEQVPNNIKGEFGKGLLQFFYCVDCDDWQPFSESHLVRIIEPQGETAEYELPHFQDNWSDDSLVKKSNGKFPARIIVNWKETTDYPDWIDAESTGVTLNDEQFKTFLSGGNQEELEDFSHLSDFQKEYSLRSQRSEIVHHIMDEASMLPLERDKLSGYPRWVQDPEYPNCPICDHSMDRLIFEFASDDNIPYLWGDVGTGYFLQCPEHKKQVTFLWQCG; via the coding sequence ATGATTACTTTAGAAGAAATTTTAAATCGCTATCTTGCAGGGGAAAGGAACTTTAGTCAGATTAAGATTCGCCTAGGAGAATTAGCTAATCAAGACTTATCTAATATTAATTTGAGTGATGCCAGCTTAAGTCAGGTCAGTTTAGTTGGCTGCAATTTGAGTAATGCAAATTTAAGTAAGGCTAATCTTCCTGGATCAAATTTGGAAGGTGTAAATCTGAGTGATGCAGATATGAGCCAAACTAATTTTTGTGTAGGGGAAAGTAAAGATTATGCTCAGATAATGACAAGTATTGAGAATAGTTGGACTGGAATTTGGAAAAATTTACCTACAGAGACTGCAACTCAAGCAAAGGAGCAAATGTATGCTCAAATGTCTCAGCAATTACCAGAATTTCTGTTTCCCGTATCTCTAAAAAGAGCTAATTTAGAAAGAGCTAATCTTACCCAGGCAGACTTAAGAAGAACATACTTAAATGATGCTAACTTACAGGGTACAGATTTAACTAATGCTAATCTCAGCGAAGCAGATTTACGGAATGCAAATTTAAGCAATGCGAATCTGACTGGAGTAAAATTTGGTCGCGTTAATCTAAGTCAAACTAATCTCACTGGCGCAAAAATAGATCGGGGTAGTCTTAAAAACGCTCTATTAAATTGGACAATTATGCCTGATGGTAGCTTACATGGCAATCCTGCCCTAGAACTGATTAATTCCAAGATAAATCCTCTACAAAGAAAAGCTTGGTTTCCTATTACGGTTAAACAGGATGGAGATTTAACAACCTCAAAATTCGCAGGAAAACCTTGGTTAAACGCAGATGAATCATTTCCTTGCTGTGGTTGCTGTAATAATTGGATGCGCTTCTTTTTTCAGTTAAATTTAGAACAAGTTCCTAATAATATCAAAGGTGAATTTGGCAAAGGACTTTTACAGTTTTTTTATTGCGTTGATTGTGATGATTGGCAACCATTTTCGGAATCTCATTTAGTAAGAATAATCGAACCTCAAGGCGAAACAGCAGAATATGAATTACCTCACTTTCAAGATAATTGGAGTGATGATTCTTTAGTTAAAAAAAGTAACGGAAAATTTCCCGCCAGAATTATTGTCAATTGGAAAGAGACAACCGATTATCCTGATTGGATAGATGCGGAATCAACAGGAGTTACTTTAAACGATGAACAGTTTAAAACTTTTTTGTCTGGTGGCAACCAAGAAGAATTGGAAGATTTCAGCCATCTTAGCGATTTTCAAAAGGAATATAGTTTGCGTTCTCAAAGAAGCGAAATAGTTCACCATATTATGGATGAAGCAAGTATGTTGCCCCTTGAAAGAGATAAGTTATCAGGATATCCTCGATGGGTTCAAGATCCTGAGTATCCTAATTGTCCCATCTGCGATCATTCTATGGATCGATTGATTTTTGAATTTGCCTCTGACGATAATATTCCTTATCTTTGGGGTGATGTTGGCACTGGATATTTTTTACAATGCCCTGAGCATAAAAAGCAAGTTACTTTTTTATGGCAATGTGGCTAA
- a CDS encoding ABC transporter permease, with protein MSQSISSQNIKSALAPNPGISGQSNQQNSSLADFIQETLALTKRLFIQLQRRPSTLVAGIIQPFMWLVLFGALFSKAPSGLFGSDISYAKFLAPGVIVFTAFSGALNAGLPIMFDREFGFLNRLLVAPLSSRYSIVAASTVYIIALSFIQTAVIIFASAILGAGLPGIAGLSAIALIVFLIVLGVTALSLGLAFALPGHIELLAVIFVTNLPLLFASTALAPLSFMAGWLQVIASLNPLTYAIEPIRYIYGHGEWAINSVVMNTPWIGFSFGSVILVLLVFDALILLSIQPLLRRRFA; from the coding sequence ATGAGTCAGTCAATATCTAGTCAAAATATCAAGTCTGCTTTAGCACCAAATCCAGGTATTAGTGGACAAAGCAATCAGCAAAATAGTTCTTTAGCTGATTTTATTCAGGAAACATTAGCTCTTACCAAACGTCTATTTATTCAACTGCAACGTCGTCCTTCGACATTGGTTGCGGGAATTATTCAGCCGTTTATGTGGTTAGTCCTTTTTGGCGCACTGTTTAGCAAAGCTCCTTCTGGATTATTTGGTAGTGACATAAGTTACGCCAAATTTCTCGCACCAGGAGTAATTGTCTTTACTGCCTTTTCTGGAGCATTAAACGCGGGATTACCAATCATGTTCGATCGCGAGTTTGGTTTTCTCAACCGTTTATTGGTTGCGCCCTTGTCCTCCCGCTATTCTATTGTGGCAGCTTCTACCGTTTATATTATTGCCTTGAGCTTTATTCAAACAGCAGTAATTATCTTTGCTAGTGCCATTCTAGGTGCAGGATTGCCAGGAATTGCAGGATTAAGCGCGATCGCCTTAATCGTCTTTCTGATTGTTCTAGGGGTAACAGCTTTGAGCTTGGGTTTAGCTTTTGCTTTACCTGGTCATATTGAACTTTTAGCAGTGATATTTGTAACTAACTTACCGTTGTTGTTTGCTAGTACTGCCCTTGCACCCTTAAGCTTTATGGCTGGGTGGCTACAGGTAATTGCTAGTCTTAATCCCTTGACCTATGCCATTGAGCCTATTCGTTATATTTATGGTCATGGAGAATGGGCAATCAACAGCGTCGTCATGAATACACCCTGGATAGGATTTAGTTTTGGTAGTGTTATTTTGGTATTGTTAGTTTTTGACGCGCTAATTCTTTTATCAATTCAACCTTTGTTACGTCGTCGTTTTGCTTAG
- the hpnH gene encoding adenosyl-hopene transferase HpnH — MAIQLQQAMTVGKYLVTQRLRGRKHFPLVLMLEPLFRCNLACSGCGKIQHPTEILKQNLTPEQCFAAAEECGAPVVSIPGGEPLLHPQIDEIVRGLVQRKKFVYLCTNGILLEKSLSKFKPSPYLTFSVHLDGLEEQHDKCVDRQGVFVKAIAAIKAAKQQGFRVTTNTTVFEGADPQEMQKFFDYLDTLNLDGIMVSPGYSYEWAPDQENFLKREQTKALFKEILSPWKSGKKKWNFNHNPLFLEFLMGDQDFDCTPWGSPSYSVLGWQKPCYLLNEGHFSSYKELIEQTQWSNYGKKSGNPQCQDCMVHCGYEPTAATAAMQPENMGKAIGALFGG; from the coding sequence ATGGCAATTCAATTACAACAGGCAATGACGGTGGGAAAGTATTTAGTTACCCAACGTCTAAGGGGACGTAAACACTTTCCTTTGGTATTAATGCTAGAGCCTTTATTTCGCTGCAATTTGGCTTGCTCAGGCTGTGGTAAGATTCAGCATCCTACGGAAATATTGAAGCAAAATCTAACTCCAGAACAATGTTTTGCTGCGGCAGAAGAATGTGGTGCGCCAGTAGTTTCTATTCCTGGAGGAGAGCCTTTACTGCACCCTCAAATTGATGAGATCGTTAGAGGTTTAGTCCAACGTAAGAAATTTGTTTATCTTTGCACCAACGGCATTTTGCTAGAAAAAAGCTTGAGCAAATTTAAACCTTCGCCTTACCTGACTTTCAGCGTGCATTTAGATGGGTTAGAAGAACAACATGACAAGTGTGTCGATCGCCAGGGAGTATTTGTCAAAGCGATCGCTGCTATCAAAGCTGCTAAACAACAAGGTTTTCGAGTTACTACCAACACCACGGTTTTTGAAGGTGCCGATCCACAAGAGATGCAGAAGTTTTTTGATTATCTAGATACTCTAAATCTCGATGGGATAATGGTTTCTCCTGGCTATAGCTACGAGTGGGCGCCAGATCAGGAAAACTTCTTAAAACGAGAGCAAACTAAAGCCTTATTCAAAGAAATTTTATCTCCCTGGAAATCTGGCAAAAAGAAATGGAATTTTAACCACAATCCTTTGTTTCTAGAGTTTTTGATGGGCGACCAAGACTTTGACTGTACTCCTTGGGGTAGTCCTAGCTACAGCGTTTTGGGCTGGCAAAAACCCTGTTACCTCCTGAATGAAGGTCATTTTTCCAGCTATAAAGAGCTAATTGAACAGACTCAGTGGAGTAATTACGGCAAAAAAAGCGGTAATCCTCAATGCCAAGACTGTATGGTGCATTGCGGCTATGAACCAACCGCAGCTACAGCAGCTATGCAGCCTGAAAATATGGGCAAAGCGATCGGCGCATTATTCGGAGGCTAG
- a CDS encoding cobyrinate a,c-diamide synthase, producing the protein MALIIAGDRSGVGKTTVTLAILAFLTQQGNRVQSFKVGPDYIDPMFHFSATGIPCRNLDPVLTSPNYVQNCFKRNTQNADCVVIEGVMGLFDGIRNPEVTNTNSLNDYGSTAHIARILNLPVALVLDCSRLSGSIAAIALGYANLDPKVTIAGVILNKVASDRHLELLETALETIEMPILGVIRRNQEITLGDRHLGLIPSSEIPNLKSVFSQLAELAKTLDWDKLLPLLTSSPRHLVTSPPRHLATSPSPVRIAIAKDKAFNFYYQDNLDLLKELGAELIFWSPLEDRQIPRNVQGLYFGGGFPEIFAQQLAENKTVRQELKQIIQAGIPTYAECGGLMYLCQQLIDLNQKTWSMVGVIPSCVTMKAKLTLGYRRAMALQTSSLVTAQQTVRGHEFHHSQLTAVSPTPQWQLKGFHNSSLQLTEGWNIKQLHASYLHLHWGEYKFLAQRFSQRCRNYKN; encoded by the coding sequence ATGGCTTTAATTATTGCTGGCGATCGCTCTGGAGTAGGCAAAACGACGGTAACCCTTGCCATACTTGCCTTTCTTACCCAACAGGGAAATAGAGTTCAGTCATTTAAGGTAGGACCAGATTATATAGATCCGATGTTTCACTTCTCGGCTACGGGGATACCCTGTCGTAACTTAGATCCTGTTTTGACTTCCCCTAATTATGTTCAGAATTGTTTCAAGCGCAATACTCAAAATGCTGATTGTGTAGTGATAGAAGGGGTGATGGGGTTATTTGATGGTATCCGTAACCCAGAGGTTACTAATACTAATTCCTTGAATGACTATGGCAGTACTGCTCATATTGCCAGAATACTCAATCTGCCTGTAGCTTTGGTTTTAGACTGTTCTCGCTTATCTGGTTCGATTGCAGCGATCGCTTTGGGCTATGCTAATTTAGATCCAAAAGTAACTATTGCAGGAGTAATTCTCAATAAGGTGGCAAGCGATCGCCATTTAGAGCTACTAGAAACGGCCCTAGAAACAATTGAGATGCCAATTTTGGGAGTTATTAGACGTAACCAAGAAATTACCCTTGGCGATCGTCATTTAGGTCTTATTCCCTCCTCAGAAATACCTAATCTTAAAAGCGTTTTCTCTCAATTAGCAGAACTAGCCAAAACTCTAGACTGGGATAAACTATTACCTTTACTCACCTCGTCACCTCGCCACCTCGTCACCTCGCCACCTCGTCACCTCGCCACCTCGCCAAGTCCTGTAAGAATTGCGATCGCTAAAGATAAAGCTTTCAATTTTTATTACCAAGACAATTTGGATCTTCTAAAAGAACTAGGTGCAGAATTAATCTTTTGGAGTCCTTTAGAAGATCGGCAGATTCCCAGAAACGTTCAGGGATTATACTTTGGCGGTGGATTTCCAGAGATTTTTGCCCAGCAGCTAGCAGAAAACAAGACAGTAAGACAAGAGTTAAAACAGATAATTCAAGCTGGTATACCTACTTATGCTGAGTGTGGAGGCTTAATGTATCTTTGCCAACAGTTAATCGATTTAAATCAAAAAACTTGGTCAATGGTAGGCGTAATTCCTAGTTGTGTCACCATGAAAGCAAAATTGACTTTGGGCTATCGACGGGCAATGGCGTTACAAACTAGTTCTTTGGTTACCGCTCAACAAACCGTTAGAGGGCATGAATTTCATCACTCTCAACTTACTGCTGTTTCCCCCACTCCTCAATGGCAGTTAAAAGGTTTTCACAACTCTAGTCTTCAGCTTACAGAAGGTTGGAATATCAAGCAGCTACACGCTTCTTATTTACATCTTCATTGGGGTGAATACAAATTTTTGGCGCAAAGATTTAGCCAACGTTGCCGAAACTATAAAAATTAG
- a CDS encoding response regulator: MNNHLQSPLQVINAKSKETWSGCVEVTEPKDASVCWHIYLLQGKIQYISTNVEQQTRLNYLWQNLKLDSISPDLSGEKVSEYSLLCQHLIDKQLSEVDIKKLLFMFAKEGLINVLSIEKTSIELKPAKRINKSIISFELKKLYFHEQVKEQIQAWQQVRKYFYSPISRLYLDQKNALRFYKIWKVLFTKPEFEILANSQKLSSFVSLFVAKSNLYEIAIKAKVDTYFLAKNLEESIEEKIVDLLPFDEAAANEMQKQNTSQQDSVNQSPPADSNAAQTLIVCIDDSKTVQRQVKMTLEAANYRVISIHDPTTALKELSLHQPAVIFMDINMPNMNGYDLCSLLRKSQKFKEIPIVMLTGRDGMIDRVRAKLAGATDYLTKPCDPNKLIQLAKVLEKSVVFTTQ; the protein is encoded by the coding sequence ATGAACAACCATCTTCAAAGTCCTCTACAAGTTATCAATGCCAAATCAAAAGAAACTTGGTCTGGTTGTGTTGAAGTAACAGAACCAAAGGATGCTTCTGTTTGTTGGCATATATATCTGCTACAGGGAAAAATTCAATATATAAGTACAAATGTCGAACAGCAAACTCGCTTAAATTATCTGTGGCAAAACTTAAAGCTTGATTCGATATCTCCTGATTTATCGGGAGAAAAAGTTTCCGAGTATTCTTTATTATGCCAGCATTTAATCGATAAACAACTATCAGAAGTAGATATCAAAAAGCTGCTTTTTATGTTCGCTAAAGAGGGATTAATTAATGTTTTAAGTATCGAAAAAACTAGTATCGAATTAAAGCCAGCTAAACGAATCAACAAATCAATTATTAGTTTTGAACTAAAAAAGCTATACTTCCACGAACAGGTAAAAGAGCAGATACAAGCTTGGCAACAGGTAAGAAAATATTTTTATTCTCCTATTAGCAGGCTATATCTAGATCAGAAAAACGCCTTGAGGTTCTACAAAATCTGGAAAGTGCTGTTCACCAAACCTGAATTTGAGATTTTGGCAAACTCTCAAAAACTTTCTTCTTTTGTCAGCTTATTCGTTGCCAAAAGCAATCTATACGAAATAGCAATAAAAGCCAAAGTTGATACTTATTTCTTAGCTAAAAATCTCGAAGAATCTATTGAAGAAAAAATTGTTGATTTGTTACCTTTTGATGAAGCTGCTGCTAACGAAATGCAAAAGCAAAATACTAGCCAACAAGATAGTGTTAATCAATCACCCCCTGCTGATAGTAATGCTGCTCAAACTTTGATTGTCTGTATTGATGATAGTAAAACAGTACAAAGACAGGTAAAAATGACTTTAGAAGCAGCTAATTATCGAGTTATCAGTATCCACGATCCGACTACCGCCTTAAAAGAATTATCTCTTCATCAACCTGCGGTAATTTTTATGGATATCAATATGCCAAATATGAATGGCTATGACTTGTGTAGTCTCTTGAGAAAATCACAAAAATTCAAAGAAATTCCTATAGTTATGTTAACTGGTAGGGACGGAATGATCGATCGAGTTAGGGCTAAGTTAGCTGGAGCTACCGATTATTTAACCAAGCCTTGTGACCCCAACAAATTAATTCAGTTAGCTAAAGTTTTAGAAAAATCCGTTGTGTTTACTACTCAATAA
- a CDS encoding response regulator has product MKTILIVEDTHAERQMSSALLSHAGFNVAVAASAEAAWEWLNNNPSPNLILLDIVMPGESGLDLCRKIRERDEWKEIPILFCSSKAEEFDRFWAMRQGGNEYITKPYVPQNLVDKVNQFAS; this is encoded by the coding sequence ATGAAAACTATATTAATTGTTGAAGATACCCACGCTGAAAGACAAATGAGTTCTGCTCTATTGTCTCATGCTGGTTTTAATGTTGCTGTTGCCGCGAGTGCCGAAGCAGCTTGGGAATGGCTTAATAATAACCCTAGTCCTAATTTGATTTTGTTGGATATTGTTATGCCAGGAGAAAGTGGTTTAGATCTCTGTCGCAAAATTAGAGAACGTGATGAATGGAAAGAGATTCCTATCTTGTTTTGTAGCTCTAAAGCTGAAGAATTTGATCGCTTTTGGGCAATGCGTCAAGGTGGAAATGAATATATTACCAAACCTTATGTTCCCCAAAATCTGGTTGATAAAGTGAATCAGTTTGCTAGCTAA
- a CDS encoding chemotaxis protein CheW: MNQEYFSVQLAPEINLGIPLANMGAVIQLEVNNICPVPGVAAFWYGVVNFKGSLLWVLDSDRYFHLVSKQKLKRKLTAVVLKYDPAKSSRQIALVTQQLIGITTLKAQHEEISENISSNLKNCCSASAVTEAKNTYILNPANLSQQLHQQSSLISA, translated from the coding sequence ATGAATCAAGAATATTTTAGCGTTCAATTAGCTCCAGAAATAAACTTAGGAATTCCCTTAGCAAATATGGGCGCGGTAATACAGTTAGAAGTAAATAATATCTGCCCAGTTCCAGGGGTAGCTGCTTTTTGGTATGGGGTAGTAAATTTTAAAGGTTCTTTGCTTTGGGTTTTAGATAGCGATCGCTATTTTCATTTAGTTAGTAAGCAAAAGTTGAAAAGAAAGCTAACGGCTGTAGTTCTCAAGTACGATCCAGCCAAAAGCTCAAGACAGATAGCATTAGTAACGCAGCAGCTAATCGGCATTACCACCTTAAAAGCTCAACATGAAGAAATCTCCGAGAACATATCATCTAACCTAAAAAACTGTTGTTCTGCCAGTGCCGTCACAGAAGCTAAAAATACTTATATTTTAAACCCTGCCAATCTATCACAGCAGCTACATCAACAATCAAGTTTAATATCTGCCTAA
- a CDS encoding methyl-accepting chemotaxis protein: protein MSDSELKPFENISDDIVGKIVEANTLESKGEIEKAIAVYQEIVVLDPDGNYGNVAREALANLQKSQPSLLTKEFQVIPTDSQGWFGQNLSLKLKVPLMVFFLSIIPTITIGSTAYFYVNQVLQVEMSEQQKSAIQKNLGLTLGLSSAVLIALVGLAASALATKITKPLLEASNAIDEIGKGKFDVRIPITGQDELAHLSSNINKMAGQIQDLLYTQEREAKNQQQQRETLQRGVMSLLMDVEGAQKGDLTVRAAISDGAVGSIADAFNSTLKKLQGLLQKVQTVSADVGQLSLAGEGSVRQLSESALIQAAEIEQALGSIDQINQSVKTIADYAQEAAKIARNGSIQAKEGDLAMDATVYSIEKIRTTVANTSKKVKQLAESSQEIAKIVEIISGISEKTNLLAFNASVEAARAGEHGEGFRIVAEEVRRLADRITESTKDIQQLVTAIQQDTTSVLQGMETSTSEVVNGSELVRMTKLNLQSLANTSQQIDEYLKSISTNTTKQTDNSKQVNEQINGIALVAKTNSTEAQNVVKSLKTLVQEAETLQSSVSQFKL, encoded by the coding sequence ATGTCTGATTCGGAATTAAAACCCTTTGAAAACATTAGCGATGATATCGTCGGTAAAATTGTTGAGGCAAACACCTTAGAAAGTAAGGGAGAAATAGAAAAAGCGATCGCGGTTTATCAAGAAATTGTAGTCCTAGATCCTGATGGCAACTACGGTAATGTCGCCAGGGAAGCGTTAGCCAATCTACAAAAATCCCAACCATCTTTGCTAACAAAAGAATTTCAGGTTATTCCAACTGATTCTCAAGGTTGGTTTGGGCAGAATTTGAGTTTAAAACTTAAAGTCCCGTTAATGGTATTCTTCCTGAGTATAATACCAACTATTACTATTGGTTCAACAGCCTATTTCTATGTTAATCAGGTACTGCAAGTAGAAATGTCTGAACAGCAAAAGTCTGCAATTCAAAAAAATTTAGGCTTGACTTTGGGACTAAGTAGTGCTGTCTTGATAGCTTTAGTCGGTCTAGCAGCCTCAGCCCTAGCAACTAAAATCACTAAACCTCTTCTAGAAGCTAGTAATGCCATTGACGAAATAGGAAAAGGAAAGTTTGATGTTCGCATACCTATTACTGGACAAGATGAATTAGCTCATTTAAGTTCTAACATCAACAAAATGGCAGGGCAAATTCAAGATCTGCTCTACACTCAAGAGCGAGAAGCTAAAAATCAGCAGCAACAAAGAGAAACTCTACAGCGAGGGGTAATGAGTCTGCTGATGGACGTAGAGGGAGCGCAAAAAGGAGATTTAACCGTTAGAGCAGCTATAAGTGATGGTGCAGTCGGCTCAATTGCTGATGCCTTTAACTCGACTCTCAAAAAATTACAGGGATTACTGCAAAAAGTCCAAACTGTATCTGCCGATGTCGGTCAATTGTCTTTAGCTGGGGAAGGTTCGGTACGACAGCTTTCAGAATCTGCCTTGATTCAAGCAGCAGAAATCGAGCAGGCGTTAGGCAGTATTGACCAAATTAATCAATCGGTAAAAACTATAGCTGATTATGCTCAAGAGGCTGCTAAAATTGCCCGTAATGGTTCAATTCAAGCCAAAGAAGGGGATTTAGCGATGGATGCAACGGTTTATAGTATTGAAAAAATTCGGACTACCGTTGCTAACACCTCAAAAAAAGTAAAACAGCTTGCAGAATCTTCCCAAGAAATTGCCAAAATTGTGGAAATCATTTCGGGTATTTCCGAGAAAACAAACTTACTGGCTTTTAACGCTTCAGTTGAAGCAGCGCGGGCAGGGGAACATGGAGAAGGATTTAGAATTGTTGCCGAAGAAGTCCGTCGTTTAGCAGATCGAATTACCGAATCAACCAAGGATATTCAACAACTAGTAACGGCAATTCAGCAAGACACCACTTCGGTACTGCAAGGGATGGAAACTAGCACCTCAGAAGTAGTAAATGGTAGTGAACTAGTACGCATGACTAAACTTAACCTTCAAAGTTTAGCAAACACTAGTCAACAAATTGATGAATATTTAAAATCAATTTCTACCAATACTACAAAGCAAACCGATAATTCCAAGCAGGTTAACGAACAAATTAATGGTATTGCTCTAGTTGCAAAAACTAATTCTACTGAAGCCCAAAACGTGGTGAAATCACTGAAAACTTTGGTTCAAGAAGCAGAAACTCTTCAATCATCGGTATCGCAATTTAAACTCTAA